The following are encoded in a window of Vigna unguiculata cultivar IT97K-499-35 chromosome 8, ASM411807v1, whole genome shotgun sequence genomic DNA:
- the LOC114193906 gene encoding uncharacterized protein LOC114193906, which translates to MAKRKGKQLSNTGIMAKRRSKSVESSSNVDLREEACRQIARFFYINAIPLEVAKGEAFQKMVNLIAGPGFKPPSYDELRGKYLKQQVAEIKESIEAHKAEWKSTGCSVLIDDWTNSYGVTICNFFVNSPKGTVFLKSLNASENCKTVDGIFEMIDGIVEEVGVENVVQVVTRNESKYRAAGKMLVSKRRRFFWMPCAIDSINLMLEDFVKKLQIHRDTVANGKRITSYIYSRSCLVSLLHHFTKGKDLIRPGVTKFATCYLTLKCLYDKKGALVKMFTSKQWKSSFFSGTTGGKLVQSLVMDDKFWKSVVICLVGAGPLIKVLHLVSLDQKPVIGFIYEEMKRVKEKIQQAFKSVKKRYMPLWNIIDERWDEETLRPLHATAYYLNPRFHYDPSFEEDFDVKLGLYGSLSKLVAKQDWSKVDHMLEDFKHARNSLGNEIAKIAIKTKNPADWWDSYGSELPELQHFAKRILSLTTNSFGCVDNRNAFDMVHMKRRNHLRQQTLNDILLVMSNSKLAERHQAENAVEYSIDDLSSDDEWITESNESISNNEESELYDLCLFVPIEDDEADCNDDNGAYVDDLQIDDGIEFDEDADVDYEDEASYTTDDVTDRGVSETFNELFMD; encoded by the exons ATGGCAAAAAGAAAAGGGAAGCAATTGAGCAACACTGGAATCATGGCGAAGAGAAGAAGCAAGAGCGTTGAATCCAGTAGCAACGTGGATTTGAGAGAGGAAGCGTGTAGGCAAATTGCTAGGTTTTTCTACATCAATGCCATTCCCTTGGAGGTTGCAAAAGGTGAAGCTTTTCAGAAAATGGTCAACCTTATTGCAGGCCCGGGGTTCAAGCCACCCTCTTATGATGAACTTAGAGGGAAATATTTGAAGCAACAAGTGGCTGAGATCAAGGAATCAATAGAGGCGCATAAAGCTGAATGGAAGAGCACAGGATGCTCTGTCTTGATTGATGATTGGACTAATAGCTATGGGGTCACTATTTGCAATTTCTTTGTTAACAGCCCGAAAGGTACTGTTTTTCTTAAATCTCTTAATGCATCTGAAAACTGCAAAACTGttgatggcatttttgaaatgaTTGATGGCATTGTTGAGGAAGTCGGTGTAGAAAATGTTGTTCAAGTTGTTACTAGGAATGAATCTAAATATAGAGCTGCTGGGAAAATGTTGGTGAGCAAAAGGAGGAGATTTTTTTGGATGCCTTGTGCTATTGATAGCATTAATTTGATGCTGGAGGATTTTGTGAAAAAGTTGCAGATCCATAGAGACACAGTTGCAAATGGGAAGAGAATTACATCTTATATATATTCAAGAAGTTGTCTGGTTTCTTTGTTGCATCATTTTACTAAGGGTAAAGATTTGATTAGACCAGGAGTGACTAAATTTGCAACATGCTATCTAACTCTGAAGTGTCTCTATGATAAGAAGGGGGCATTGGTGAAGATGTTTACATCCAAACAATGGAAATCCAGTTTTTTTTCTGGAACAACAGGTGGGAAGCTTGTTCAAAGTCTCGTTATGGATGATAAGTTTTGGAAAAGTGTTGTGATTTGCTTGGTTGGCGCTGGTCCTCTGATCAAGGTGCTTCATTTGGTGAGTTTGGACCAGAAACCAGTCATAGGTTTCATTTATGAGGAAATGAAGAGAGTAAAAGAGAAGATACAGCAAGCCTTTAAATCTGTCAAGAAACG ttACATGCCTTTATGGAACATCATAGATGAAAGATGGGACGAAGAAACTCTTAGGCCTTTGCATGCTACAGCTTATTATCTTAACCCTCGGTTCCATTATGATCCTAGTTTCGAAGAAGATTTTGATGTTAAACTTGGTTTGTACGGGTCTTTAAGCAAGCTGGTAGCAAAGCAAGACTGGTCTAAGGTTGATCATATGCTTGAAGATTTCAAGCATGCTAGAAACTCTCTTGGTAATGAAATAGCAAAGATTGCAATTAAAACCAAAAATCCAGCTGATTGGTGGGATTCATATGGTTCTGAACTTCCCGAGCTCCAACATTTTGCTAAACGAATACTGAGTTTGACAACCAATTCCTTTGGCTGTGTGGATAACCGGAATGCCTTTGATATG gtACACATGAAGAGAAGAAATCATTTGAGGCAACAGACACTGAATGATATTCTGCTAGTGATGTCTAATTCGAAGTTAGCCGAAAGGCACCAAGCTGAAAATGCCGTTGAATATAGCATAGACGATCTTTCTTCTGATGATGAATGGATTACAGAGAGTAATGAAAGCATATCTAACAATGAAGAATCAGAGTTATATGACTTATGCTTGTTTGTTCCAATTGAAGATGATGAAGCAGATTGTAATGATGATAATGGTGCTTATGTAGATGACCTACAGATTGATGATGGTATTGAATTTGATGAAGATGCAGATGTTGATTATGAAGATGAGGCAAGTTACACAACAGATGATGTCACGGATAGAGGTGTGTCGGAAACATTCAATGAACTATTCATGGATTGA
- the LOC114195584 gene encoding interferon-related developmental regulator 1-like isoform X2 → MGKRNEEVHFDQDALLDQALDALDEKRSSTRERALSVIVGAFSSNVQHQFVDKKFATLLHLCLASIKKGSKKASAKEIALASHVIGLLSLTVGCGDNRAREIFEETARPLDEFLTSKSDLTRIPSLLACLAIITFVGGNDQEETEKSMDILWRVIHPRLGSNVVAVKPSAPLITAVISAWSFLLSTMSEFKLNSKIWQNSISYLSSLLDKEDRPMRIAAGEALAVIFENGIIEKFSADSKGASEMIQEEINLQESYIHLQGLKGKVVNQVKNLSVEAGGKGSAKKDLNNQRNLFRDIVEFFEYGYSPEVSMKIGGDSLQTSSWSQMIQLNFLKHFLGGGFIKHMQENDFLQDVFNFTPKRRYLNDNEHRMSSGEKRMFKSPNSVQNKARTQLINKQRLLSEGRNLGHYTASMVDDEAF, encoded by the exons ATGGGAAAGC GGAACGAAGAAGTGCACTTCGATCAAGACGCTCTTCTCGATCAAGCTCTCGATGCCTTGGACGAGAAAAG GAGTTCCACGAGGGAGAGAGCATTGTCGGTGATCGTTGGGGCATTCAGTAGCAACGTGCAGCATCAGTTTGTGGATAAGAA ATTTGCTACTTTATTGCATCTATGTCTTGCTTCAATAAAAAAGGGATCCAAAAAGGCATCTGCAAAGGAAATAGCTTTGGCATCACATGTCATTG GTTTGCTGTCTCTGACTGTTGGATGTGGTGATAATCGTGCAAGGGAAATTTTTGAGGAAACAGCTCGTCCTCTTGATGAATTTCTCACATCTAAATCAGATTTGACAAGAATTCCTTCA TTGCTGGCATGCTTGGCTATAATCACTTTTGTTGGTGGGAATGATCAAGAGGAAACAGAGAAATCAATGGACATACTGTGGCGAGTGATTCATCCCAGATTAGGTTCCAAT GTAGTTGCAGTCAAACCTTCTGCTCCATTAATAACTGCCGTCATATCTGCTTGGTCCTTTCTCCTATCTACAATGAGCGAGTTCAAGCTAAATTCTAAAATTTGGCAAAA TTCAATATCTTATTTATCAAGTCTTCTAGACAAGGAAGACCGGCCTATGCGTATTGCTGCTGGTGAAGCACTGGCTGTAATTTTTGAGAATGGAATTATAGAGAAATTTTCTGCTGATTCTAAGGGTGCAAGTGAAATGATTCAAGAAGAGATTAACCTGCAGGAAAGTTACATCCATTTACAAGGATTGAAAGGGAAGGTTGTCAATCAAGTCAAAAACCTTTCTGTTGAGGCTGGTGGAAAAGGTTCTGCTAAGAAAGATCTTAATAATCAGAGGAACTTGTTCCGAGATATTGTGGAATTTTTTGAG TATGGTTACTCTCCTGAAGTTTCTATGAAAATTGGTGGTGATTCACTGCAGACATCTTCATGGTCCCAAATGATAcag TTGAACTTTCTCAAGCACTTTTTAGGGGGAGGATTCATCAAGCATATGCAG GAAAATGACTTCCTTCAAGATGTATTTAATTTCACACCAAAGAGAAGATATCTTAATGACAATGAACATCGGATGTCTAGCGGTGAAAAG AGAATGTTTAAGTCTCCAAATTCAGTTCAGAACAAGGCTAGGACACAATTAATTAATAAGCAACGGTTGTTATCTGAG GGCCGAAATTTGGGTCACTACACAGCCAGTATGGTTGACGACGAGGCGTTTTGA
- the LOC114195584 gene encoding interferon-related developmental regulator 1-like isoform X1, translating into MGKRNSQRKNAAMLDSDDDSSSVSSSSTSRTDHFSVSGNEEVHFDQDALLDQALDALDEKRSSTRERALSVIVGAFSSNVQHQFVDKKFATLLHLCLASIKKGSKKASAKEIALASHVIGLLSLTVGCGDNRAREIFEETARPLDEFLTSKSDLTRIPSLLACLAIITFVGGNDQEETEKSMDILWRVIHPRLGSNVVAVKPSAPLITAVISAWSFLLSTMSEFKLNSKIWQNSISYLSSLLDKEDRPMRIAAGEALAVIFENGIIEKFSADSKGASEMIQEEINLQESYIHLQGLKGKVVNQVKNLSVEAGGKGSAKKDLNNQRNLFRDIVEFFEYGYSPEVSMKIGGDSLQTSSWSQMIQLNFLKHFLGGGFIKHMQENDFLQDVFNFTPKRRYLNDNEHRMSSGEKRMFKSPNSVQNKARTQLINKQRLLSEGRNLGHYTASMVDDEAF; encoded by the exons ATGGGAAAGC GTAATTCTCAACGTAAAAATGCTGCAATGTTGGATAGCGACGATGACAGTAGTAGTGTGAGTTCGTCGTCAACTTCGAGAACTGATCACTTCTCCGTCTCAGGGAACGAAGAAGTGCACTTCGATCAAGACGCTCTTCTCGATCAAGCTCTCGATGCCTTGGACGAGAAAAG GAGTTCCACGAGGGAGAGAGCATTGTCGGTGATCGTTGGGGCATTCAGTAGCAACGTGCAGCATCAGTTTGTGGATAAGAA ATTTGCTACTTTATTGCATCTATGTCTTGCTTCAATAAAAAAGGGATCCAAAAAGGCATCTGCAAAGGAAATAGCTTTGGCATCACATGTCATTG GTTTGCTGTCTCTGACTGTTGGATGTGGTGATAATCGTGCAAGGGAAATTTTTGAGGAAACAGCTCGTCCTCTTGATGAATTTCTCACATCTAAATCAGATTTGACAAGAATTCCTTCA TTGCTGGCATGCTTGGCTATAATCACTTTTGTTGGTGGGAATGATCAAGAGGAAACAGAGAAATCAATGGACATACTGTGGCGAGTGATTCATCCCAGATTAGGTTCCAAT GTAGTTGCAGTCAAACCTTCTGCTCCATTAATAACTGCCGTCATATCTGCTTGGTCCTTTCTCCTATCTACAATGAGCGAGTTCAAGCTAAATTCTAAAATTTGGCAAAA TTCAATATCTTATTTATCAAGTCTTCTAGACAAGGAAGACCGGCCTATGCGTATTGCTGCTGGTGAAGCACTGGCTGTAATTTTTGAGAATGGAATTATAGAGAAATTTTCTGCTGATTCTAAGGGTGCAAGTGAAATGATTCAAGAAGAGATTAACCTGCAGGAAAGTTACATCCATTTACAAGGATTGAAAGGGAAGGTTGTCAATCAAGTCAAAAACCTTTCTGTTGAGGCTGGTGGAAAAGGTTCTGCTAAGAAAGATCTTAATAATCAGAGGAACTTGTTCCGAGATATTGTGGAATTTTTTGAG TATGGTTACTCTCCTGAAGTTTCTATGAAAATTGGTGGTGATTCACTGCAGACATCTTCATGGTCCCAAATGATAcag TTGAACTTTCTCAAGCACTTTTTAGGGGGAGGATTCATCAAGCATATGCAG GAAAATGACTTCCTTCAAGATGTATTTAATTTCACACCAAAGAGAAGATATCTTAATGACAATGAACATCGGATGTCTAGCGGTGAAAAG AGAATGTTTAAGTCTCCAAATTCAGTTCAGAACAAGGCTAGGACACAATTAATTAATAAGCAACGGTTGTTATCTGAG GGCCGAAATTTGGGTCACTACACAGCCAGTATGGTTGACGACGAGGCGTTTTGA